A DNA window from Rhinolophus sinicus isolate RSC01 linkage group LG10, ASM3656204v1, whole genome shotgun sequence contains the following coding sequences:
- the FOXL3 gene encoding forkhead box L3: MFDSSQYPYNCFNYDADYPAGSSDEEKRLTRPAYSYIALIAMAIQQSPAGRVTLSGIYDFIMGKFPYYRANQRAWQNSIRHNLSLNSCFVKVPRTEGHEKGKGSYWTFACGCESLLDLFENGNYRRRRRRRGPRREGPRGACESGAEGTQGPPEPANAQGSPALRCQPPAHSPAAPGKGPHKGVKFSIDYILSCPHPFPELRSPHPPQEAQQMNLHFWTM, translated from the exons ATGTTTGACAGCTCGCAGTATCCTTACAATTGCTTCAATTATGACGCGGACTACCCGGCGGGCAGCTCCGACGAGGAAAAGCGGCTCACGCGGCCCGCGTACAG CTACATCGCGCTGATCGCAATGGCCATTCAGCAGAGCCCCGCAGGCAGGGTGACCCTGTCGGGCATCTACGACTTCATCATGGGCAAGTTCCCCTATTACCGCGCCAACCAGCGCGCCTGGCAGAACTCCATCCGCCACAACCTGTCCCTCAACAGCTGCTTCGTCAAG GTGCCTCGGACCGAGGGCCACGAGAAAGGCAAGGGCAGCTACTGGACGTTCGCCTGCGGCTGCGAGTCCCTGCTCGACCTCTTCGAGAATGGCAACTACCGGCGCCGGCGCCGGCGGCGCGGCCCGAGGCGCGAAGGGCCGAGAGGGGCGTGTGAGAGCGGCGCCGAGGGGACCCAGGGGCCGCCAGAGCCCGCCAACGCCCAGGGGTCCCCGGCGCTTCGCTGCCAGCCACCTGCCCACAGCCCCGCTGCCCCGGGGAAAGGGCCACACAAGGGGGTCAAGTTCAGCATAGACTACatcctctcctgcccccacccctttcctgAGCTCAGGTCGCCCCACCCCCCGCAGGAGGCCCAACAAATGAATCTCCACTTTTGGACAATGTGA